In the genome of Limimonas halophila, the window GCGCCCGTCAAAAAGCGCGACATCGCCAACCACTTCGGCCTCAAGGGCGCGCAGCGCGAGACGCTCAAGGACATGCTGGCGGACCTCGAGGACGCCGGCGAGATCGAGCGCGGCGAGAAGCGCAGCTACCGGCCCGTGGGCGCCCTGCCCGAGGTGATGGTACTGGAGGTCTCCGGCCGCGACCCGGACGGCGAGCTGCTGGCCGACCCGGTGAACTGGGACACGGACCGCGAGCCGCCGGCGATCTACGTCTCCCCCGACCGCCAGGGCGAGCCCACGATCCAGCCCGGCATGCGCGTGCTGGCGCGCATGAAGCGGGAGGAAGCGGGCAGCTACGTCGCCACGCTGATCCGCGTGCTGGCGGGCGCGCCCAAGAAGGTGCTCGGCATCTACGAAAAGTCGGGCAAGCAGGGCCGCCTGCGCCCCACGGACAAGCGCGTGAAGCAGGAATACATCCTGCGCGACGCGGATGCGGGCGACGCCGAGCCCGGCGAGTTCCTGCTGTGCGAAGTAAAGCCGCACCACCGCCGCGCGCCGCTGCGCGAAGCCCGCGTCGTGGAGCGCCTGGGCGACGCCACCTCCCCCAAGGCGATCAGCCTGATCGCCATCCACGAAAACGACATCCCCGCCGACTTTCCGGATCAGGCGATCGCGGAAGCCGAATCCGCCGCTCCGGTCACGGCCGAGGGGCGCGAGGATCTGCGCGACATCCCGCTGGTGACGATCGACGGCGCGGACGCCAAGGACTTCGACGACGCCGTGCGCGCCGTGCCGGACGACGATCCGGACAACCCCGGCGGCTACCGCATCATGGTCGCGATCGCGGACGTGGCGCACTACGTCCGCCCCGGCAGCCAGCTCGACCGCACGGCGTGGCATCGCGGCAACTCGGTCTACTTCCCCGACCGCGTGGTGCCCATGCTGCCGGAGGGGCTGTCCAACGGCTGGTGTTCGCTGCGCCCGGGCGAGGACCGCGGCTGTCTGGCGACGGAAATCCGCATCGACCGCAACGGCAAGGCCCTGGAGCACCGCTTCACGCGCGGGCTGATGCGCTCGGCCGCGCGGCTGACCTACGAGCAGGTGCAGGCGGCCCACGACGGGACGCCCGACGAGACGACCGGCCCGCTGCTCGACGACGTCATCGAGCCGCTTTACGGCGCGCTCGACGCCCTGCTGCGCGCCCGCGCCAACCGCGGCACGCTCGACATCGACGTGGCGGAAAAGCAGGTGGTCGTGAACGAGCGCGGCGAGGTCACGGCCATCGAACCGCGCGCGCGGCTGGATTCTCACCGCCTGATCGAGGAGTTCATGATCGCCGCCAACGTGGCGGCGGCGGAAACCCTGGAAAAGCGCGAACAGCCGTGCATGTACCGCGTGCACGAGCCGCCGGACCCGGACAAGATCGAGTCGCTGCGCCAGACGCTCAACACCTTCGACGTCGACATCGCGCCCGATCAGGCCGGGCACCCCAGCGCCTTCAAGCGCGTCCTGGAACAGGTGCAGGACCGCCCCGAAGCGCCCATGATCAACCAGCTGGTGCTGCGCTGCCAGAGCCAGGCATACTACAGCCCGCACAACCTTGGGCACTTCGGGCTGGCGCTGGACCGCTACGCCCACTTCACCTCGCCCATCCGCCGCTACAGCGACCTGCTCGTGCACCGCGCGCTCATCGACGGGCTCAAGCTCGGCGGCGGGGGGCTCGCGGGGCACGCCGGCGAGTCCTTCGAGGAGACGGGCGAGCACATCTCCTTCACCGAGCGCCGCGCCCAGCAGGCCGAGTTCGACGCCATCGACCGCTTCACCGCCGCCTATCTGCGCGACCGCGTGGGCGGGGAGTTCCAGGGGCGGATCACGGGCGTCACCCACTTCGGGCTGTTCGTGATGCTGCACGAAACGGGCGCCGACGGCTTGGTGCCCATCGCCACGCTGCCCGACGACTTCTACCAGCACGACCCGCAGCGCCACTGCCTGGTCGGCAAGCGCTGGGGCCGCGTCTACCGCCTGGGCGACGGCGTGCGCGTGCGCCTCAGCGAGGCCGACGCCACCACCGGCGGGCTCGTGCTGGAGGTGCTGGAGGTCACCGAACCGGCCGGCGAGACGCACGAGCCGCAGGTCGGCGAGCGCGGCGGCCCGCACAAGGGCAAGCAGCGCAAGGCCGCCCGCGGCACGGCCACGGCACGCCAAGCCGAGCAGACCAAGAAGCGGTCCCAGAAGAAGGTCAAAACCTCCAAGACCGGCGGCTCGGGCAAGAGCAAGGGCACCGGCAAGCCGCCCAAGAAGCGCAAGGGCTAGGCGACAGCCGATCACGGCGTCGTGGCCCCGGGTGTTCAATTGGCCCCGCCATCAAGAAGATCGGGTGTTTTTCCGCCTGGTTTGCGACCACGCCCTCTTGGAAAGTCCCCGCGTCGTCCACCGCCTGAGCGCTTATCGCGCGCTGCGATTCGCACATTCCCTACCCGGGCCGCGGCTGGGAACACCGCCGCGCCGTGATTCCGTGATCGCCCGCCGGTTCAAAACCGCGGTCGCGCCGCCCGGCCGCCACGATCCTCTGGCGACCCCGCCCCTCGCCCGTTATGCTTACGCTGATGGAACCCAGGCGCGTTCGGACGGCGTACGCAGCGCGAAGGAAACATCGGTCACGGCCCCGCCGGATGGCCGCGGTGCCCGCGCTCGCGGCAAGCTTGCTGGTGGCCGGCGGATGCGGACACGCGTCAACGGCCGGGGATGAACCGGCATCGTCGCGGGAGCTCTTCGCCGCGGCCTACGAGGACATCGAAAGCGTCTACATCAGCGACGTGCCCCTTGGCGAGGTCGTTGTCGCCGGGCTGGACGACGCGCTGCGCGACTCCGGCCACATCCGGGTCGAGCGTGCCGGCGCCGAGATCGAACTGACCCGCGGCGCCGACACCCTCGCCAGCTTCGACGCACCGGAAACCGAATCGCCCGCCGCTTGGGCGGCCCTCACGGCCGGGGTGCTGACGGCGAGCGAGGCGCACGCCCCGGACGCGCTCTCGGACTCCCGCGCGCGGCGCCATGGCCGCGTGTTCGCCAGCATTCTCGACCAGCTCGACCGCTACTCGCGTTATTCAGGCGCGCTGGAAGCGCGCGACAACCGGGCGCGGCGCGACGGTTTCGGTGGCATCGGCGTGCGTACCGACTCCGGTGATGCGGGGTTGGAGGTGGTGTCCGTCGTCGAGGGCAGCCCCGCCGCCAAGGCCGGCATCGACTCCGGCGCCACCATCCTCGCCGTCAACGGTGAGCGCGCGACCGGGGCAGCGGCCGAGGCCGCTCTGGAACGGCTGCGCGGGCCGGTCGACGACACCGTGACGATCACCGTTGAGCGCGCCGAGTCCGACCGGCGCGAAACGCTCCAGCTCGCCCGTGCCTTCGTCGTCCCGCGCACTGTCTCGCTGACCATGCGCGAGGGCGTGGCGCATCTCAAAATCTCGGGCTTCAACCGCGACACGGCCGAAACCCTGCGCGCCAAGATCCGCCGCGCGGCCGCGGAAACCGGCGACCGGCTGAACGGCTACGTGCTGGATCTGCGCGACAACCCGGGCGGGCTGCTGGACGAGGCGGTGGACGTCGCCGACCTCTTCCTGCGCGAGGGGCGGATCGTGTCCACGCACGGCCGTCACCCCGACAGCCATCAGTACTTCGACGCCGGCGGCAGCCACGTCGCCACTGATGCCCCTGTGGTTGTGTTGGTGAACGGCGGCTCGGCCTCGGCCGCGGAAATCGTCGCGGCGGCCCTCCAGGACGCCAACCGGGCGCTGGTGGTCGGCACCGCCTCCTACGGGAAAGGCACGATCCAGACCGTCCTGCGGCTGCCCAACGCCGGGGAACTGACGCTTACCTGGGCGCGCTTCCACGCGCCCTCCGGCTACGCACTGTCCGGGCGCGGGGTGATGCCGGACGTGTGCACCAGCCGCGCTGCCGACGGCGGCGCCGGTGTGATCCGCACATTGCGCCAGGGCAACCAACCCATTCCGCGCACGGTCGTTCAGCGGCAGGTGCCGCACGACGACGACGCGCGCATCGACGCGCTGCGCTCGCACTGCCCCGCCCGCTCCGCAAGCCGGGATGCGGACCTCGCCATCGCAGTGAAACTGTTGCAGGATCGCACGCTGTACCGACGCGCCGCCGGGGAACGGCACGCCCTCTTGGCGCGCAAGCGCTGAGCGTCAGGTCGCGGTCCGGTACATTACGGTCGCTGGATAAATTCCCTGTCGCTGGATGCACGCACAAAAACGCGGCCGGCCGGGCATGGGCCCGGCCGGCGCGGATCGCGCTCCCGCTGCCAGTGGGATGAGCCGGCGCCGGAAGCGAAGGCCACGCCCCGCGAAAACGGCGGCCCGATCACGCGCTGCGTCCGCGGGCGCGGGGATTAGAGCATCGTGCGTGAATTCGTGTCTGCGGGCTGATCCGGAAACTTCGGTATATGGTCCTATTTTTCCAGTGCGAGCAGATTCACGCACGAGCAAGCGGGATCACGCCGGAACGGCCACGGTGGTGTGGGCGTGACAACCTGGATAAGCTGATTCCGCTTTACGGCGATCTGCTCTACTTCATCTTCTGCTCTTTGAAGAGCACGTGCTTCTGCGCCTTGGGATCGTACTTGCGGAACTGCAGCTTTTCCGTCTGCGAGCGCGTGTTCTTCTTGGCCACGTAGAAGTAGCCGGTGCCAGCGGTGCTCACCAGCTTGATCTGCTGCGTCGTCGGCTTCGCCATGGCGTTAGGCCCCTTCGGTTGGCGGGCACCGGGCCACGACCCCTCGCCCCAGCGAGCGCGGAATCACGGCCGGTTCGATCCGGATACGGCGGCGCACTGTACGGTTCGCGGCGCTTCCGTCAAGCGCGTGGCCGGCCGTCAGCCAGCGGCGTCGGTGTCGGCCGTCTCGCTGCTGGTTGCGTCCGCGGAACACACCCGGTTGCGGCCGCTTTCCTTGGCGGCATAGAGCGCTTCGTCCGCACGACCCAGAACGTCTTCGGCCATTTCGTCGGGATCGGTGGTGGCCGCCACACCGATGGAGATGGTCACGGGAAGCGGCTCGTCCATCTGCGGCGGATGGAAGGTGTGCTCGGCCACGCAGCGCCGCAGGCGCTCCGCTACCTCCTGCGCCTGATCGCCGCGCGTCTCCGGCATCACGACCACGAACTCTTCGCCGCCGTAGCGCGCGACAAGGTCGACGCTGCGCAAGTTGTCGCTGACGATGGACGCCAGCGTTTTCAGCACTTCATCGCCGACGTTGTGGCCGTGCGTGTCGTTGACGTCCTTGAAGTTGTCGACGTCGAAGATCGCCACCGAAACGGGTTTGCCGCTCGTGGCGATGTCCATGAGCTTCCGGTCGAGGTGCGTGGTCAGGTAACGCCGGTTGTACAGCCCCGTCAGCGAATCCGTGAACGCCATGGAGACGCTGCGCTGGATGCGCGAACGCAGGCGCTCGTGATAGCGGCGCCGCCGGATTTGCGTGCGCGTTCGCGCCAGCAGCTCGCCGCGGTCGATCGGCTTCACGACGTAGTCGGTCACGCCCAGATCCAGCCCCTTGGCAAGGCGCTGCATGTCCATGTCGTCCAGCACCAACAGCAGCGGGACGTGGCGCGTCTCTTCCTGCGTGCGGAACTGCGAGCACAGGCGCAGCCCGTCCTCGCCGTCCAGGTCGATGCCGACGATGATGAGGTCGAAGCCGGTTTCGCGGCCGGCCTTCAGCGCCTTGGCCGGATCGGCGACGTGGGTGACGTTGTGGCCTTCCTCGCGCAGGTGGCCGCAGGTGCGCTCGGCGGTCATCGTGCTGGTTTCGACAACCAGGATGCTGGCGGGCGAATCGTCTTCCTCGGTGTAGACGTCGCCCGTGCCCAACTGACCGTGCGTGGCCTGGCGCACGCGCAACTCGTCCAGCATCATCTTCAGCCGCGCAAGCGAGCGCACGCGCGCGAAGAGCGCGGTGTCGTTGACGGGCTTGGATAGGAAGTCGTCCGCCCCGGCCTCCAGGCCACGCACGCGATCCTGGGTTTCCGAGAGCGCCGTCACCATGACCACGGGGATGTGCGCAGTCGCGGGATCGGCCTTCAGGCGCTCGCACACCTCGAAGCCGTCCATCTCCGGCATCATCACGTCCAGCAGGATGATGTCGGGCGCCTGCTCCGCGGCGATCTCCAGCGCCTTGGGCCCGCTGTCGGCGGTGAGCACGTCGTAGTACTCCGCCGAAAGCTTGGCCTCCAGCAGCTTCACGTTCGCCGGGATGTCGTCGACAACCAGAATCCGCGCGGTCATGGACCCTTCCGCAAACGCCCTCAGGAGAGGAAGCGCTGTACCGTTTCCAGGAAATTGGCAACGGAGATCGGCTTCGCGATGTAGGCCTCGCAGCCGCCCTCGCGAATCTTTTCCTCGTCACCCTTCATGGCGAACGCGGTCACCGCAACCACCGGAATGTCCTTGAGGCTGTCATCCTCCTTGATCCACTTCGTCACCTCCAGCCCCGAAACCTCGGGCAACTGGATGTCCATGAGGATGAGATCGGGATGATGGTCGCGCGCCATCTTGAGCGCTTCCATCCCGTCGCGCGTTTGCAGGATGGAATAGCCGTGCGCCTCCAGCAGGTCGTGGAACAGCTTCATGTTCAGCTCGTTGTCTTCCACGACCAGAACGGTCTGGCCCTTCTCGTCCGCCATCTAAGCGTCCCGGGTTCGTTGCCGCGTTCGCACGCCTTTTAGCAAAGCGTGGTACCCCTTGTCACAATCAGCGGGCGCAGGTGCGCGCATATGCACCCGGCCGATCGGCCGGCGCGGGGGCGCCGGACGGACCACCGTTCGCAATCTGGACCATGCCACGTTAACGTTACGTAATGATCGGGCGCCGGGCGCCAAGGCCATGTCGTGCAGTGGTCCGCCCCACATCCGTCCCCGCACGCAGGCACGCCGCAACAAGGCCACGGCACGGACGGGGGCACCATGACGCCAGTCGAGAGCGTGTGCCGGCACTGCCTGACCCGGGCGACCGGGTATGCGGGCGGCGTGTGCGGGCAGTGTGGCAGACGTGCGCTGGTGGCGCACCCCGAACTTGGTGATCTCGCCCTGGCGCACCTGGACTGCGACGCCTTCTACGCCAGCGTGGAAAAGCGCGACCGCCCCGAACTGGCCGACAGCCCCCTTATCGTGGGCGGCGGCCGGCGCGGCGCCGTCATGGCCTGTTGCTATATCACGCGCATGACGGGCGTGCGCTCGGCCATGCCCATGCGGCGCGCCCTCGCCCTTTGCCCGGACGCCACGGTGATCCGGCCGGACATGGCGAAGTACCGCGAGGCCGGCCGGCACATCCGCCAACTGATGGAATCGGTGACGCCGCTGGTGGAGCCGGTGTCGATCGACGAAGCCTATCTGGACCTCTCGGGCACCGAGGCGCTGCACGGCGGCCCGCCGGCCCAGACCCTGGCGCGGCTGGTCCAGCGCATCGAGCGCGAGGTGGGCGTCACCGCCTCCATCGGGCTGAGCTACGCCAAGGTGCTGGCCAAGATCGCCTCGGGCGCGGACAAGCCGCGCGGCTTCGTGGCGGTGGGGCGCGGCGACGTCGAGGATTTTCTCGCGCCCAAGCCCGTATCGATCATCCCCGGCGTGGGCAGCAGCCTGGAACAGGCGTTGCTCCGCGACGGCATCTGCACCGTCGGGGACCTGGCCCGCCACGGCGAGTCGCAGTTGGTCGCCCGCTACGGCGCCATGGGCCGACGGCTGGCCCAGGTGGCGCGGGGGTTGGACGACCGGCCGGTGGCGCCGGGCGGCCCGCCCAAGAGCGTGTCCGCCGAAACCACCTTCGACAGCGACGTGGCGGCCACCGATGCCCTGCTGGCCGCCCTGTGGCCGCTGGCCGAACGCGTCTCCGCGCGCCTGAAGGAACAGGACCGCGCCGCCGGCTCGGTGCGCATCAAGCTCAAGACGCGATCCTTCCGCGTGCTTTCGCGCTCGCAACGGCTGGACGACCCCACCAAGCTGGCCGAACGCCTCTACGCCGTGGCCGCGCCGCTGGTCGAGCAGGCCGCGGGATACGGCCCGTTTCGGCTCGTCGGCATCGCGGCGGCGGAGCTAACCGACGGCGTCCATGCCGACCCGCCCAACCTCCTGGCCCCAGAACGCCAGCGCACGGCGGCCGTCGAATCGGCGATGGACGCCGTGCGCGCGAAGCTCGGCCCCGGTGCGATCACGAAGGGGCGCGGGCTCGGATGAGTCGGCTCAGCGCTTGCCGGCGCGGCCGAGGTAGAGCGCCACGGCGCCGGCCCGGCTGCGCACGTCCAGCTTGTCGTAGATGTTCTTCAGGTGGAACTTGACGGTGTTCGGGGATACCGACAGGCGCCGCGCGAGCTGGTCGTTGCTTACGCCCTCCGACAGCCCATCGAGAAGCTGGACCTCGCGCGCCGTCAGCCGCTCCAGCGGATCGCTGTCCAGGCCCGGCGAATCCATGCGCGGGAAGACGGTCCAGCCGGCCGCCACCTGCCCCACGATCTCCAAGAGGCGCTCGGGGTTCTCGCGCTTGGAACAGAACGCCGCCCCGCCCAGCGCCATGACATGGCGCGGCACACTGGGCTCCATGGCGCCGGTGTAGACGACGAGCCGCGGTGCGCCGGGCCGGTCGCGCACGGCCTGAAGCAGGTCGCGCCCCTCGTAGCCCGGCAGATTCCAGCCGATGATGCCCACGTCGAAGCGCGTGTCGCCGACGTGGCGCAGGAAGGTGGCGCCGTCGTGGCAGGTGGCGCGCACCTTGAAGCGCGAATCCTGCTCCACCAGCCGCTCGATGCCGGCGACCACCAGCCGGCTCTTGTCCGCGATGGCGAGGTCGACGGGCCGGCTGTCATCCGCCCCGG includes:
- the rnr gene encoding ribonuclease R, with translation MAKPKGNPAGEVPSREQLLQYITEAGAPVKKRDIANHFGLKGAQRETLKDMLADLEDAGEIERGEKRSYRPVGALPEVMVLEVSGRDPDGELLADPVNWDTDREPPAIYVSPDRQGEPTIQPGMRVLARMKREEAGSYVATLIRVLAGAPKKVLGIYEKSGKQGRLRPTDKRVKQEYILRDADAGDAEPGEFLLCEVKPHHRRAPLREARVVERLGDATSPKAISLIAIHENDIPADFPDQAIAEAESAAPVTAEGREDLRDIPLVTIDGADAKDFDDAVRAVPDDDPDNPGGYRIMVAIADVAHYVRPGSQLDRTAWHRGNSVYFPDRVVPMLPEGLSNGWCSLRPGEDRGCLATEIRIDRNGKALEHRFTRGLMRSAARLTYEQVQAAHDGTPDETTGPLLDDVIEPLYGALDALLRARANRGTLDIDVAEKQVVVNERGEVTAIEPRARLDSHRLIEEFMIAANVAAAETLEKREQPCMYRVHEPPDPDKIESLRQTLNTFDVDIAPDQAGHPSAFKRVLEQVQDRPEAPMINQLVLRCQSQAYYSPHNLGHFGLALDRYAHFTSPIRRYSDLLVHRALIDGLKLGGGGLAGHAGESFEETGEHISFTERRAQQAEFDAIDRFTAAYLRDRVGGEFQGRITGVTHFGLFVMLHETGADGLVPIATLPDDFYQHDPQRHCLVGKRWGRVYRLGDGVRVRLSEADATTGGLVLEVLEVTEPAGETHEPQVGERGGPHKGKQRKAARGTATARQAEQTKKRSQKKVKTSKTGGSGKSKGTGKPPKKRKG
- a CDS encoding S41 family peptidase, with product MAAVPALAASLLVAGGCGHASTAGDEPASSRELFAAAYEDIESVYISDVPLGEVVVAGLDDALRDSGHIRVERAGAEIELTRGADTLASFDAPETESPAAWAALTAGVLTASEAHAPDALSDSRARRHGRVFASILDQLDRYSRYSGALEARDNRARRDGFGGIGVRTDSGDAGLEVVSVVEGSPAAKAGIDSGATILAVNGERATGAAAEAALERLRGPVDDTVTITVERAESDRRETLQLARAFVVPRTVSLTMREGVAHLKISGFNRDTAETLRAKIRRAAAETGDRLNGYVLDLRDNPGGLLDEAVDVADLFLREGRIVSTHGRHPDSHQYFDAGGSHVATDAPVVVLVNGGSASAAEIVAAALQDANRALVVGTASYGKGTIQTVLRLPNAGELTLTWARFHAPSGYALSGRGVMPDVCTSRAADGGAGVIRTLRQGNQPIPRTVVQRQVPHDDDARIDALRSHCPARSASRDADLAIAVKLLQDRTLYRRAAGERHALLARKR
- the rpmG gene encoding 50S ribosomal protein L33; protein product: MAKPTTQQIKLVSTAGTGYFYVAKKNTRSQTEKLQFRKYDPKAQKHVLFKEQKMK
- a CDS encoding PleD family two-component system response regulator, with the translated sequence MTARILVVDDIPANVKLLEAKLSAEYYDVLTADSGPKALEIAAEQAPDIILLDVMMPEMDGFEVCERLKADPATAHIPVVMVTALSETQDRVRGLEAGADDFLSKPVNDTALFARVRSLARLKMMLDELRVRQATHGQLGTGDVYTEEDDSPASILVVETSTMTAERTCGHLREEGHNVTHVADPAKALKAGRETGFDLIIVGIDLDGEDGLRLCSQFRTQEETRHVPLLLVLDDMDMQRLAKGLDLGVTDYVVKPIDRGELLARTRTQIRRRRYHERLRSRIQRSVSMAFTDSLTGLYNRRYLTTHLDRKLMDIATSGKPVSVAIFDVDNFKDVNDTHGHNVGDEVLKTLASIVSDNLRSVDLVARYGGEEFVVVMPETRGDQAQEVAERLRRCVAEHTFHPPQMDEPLPVTISIGVAATTDPDEMAEDVLGRADEALYAAKESGRNRVCSADATSSETADTDAAG
- a CDS encoding response regulator; the protein is MADEKGQTVLVVEDNELNMKLFHDLLEAHGYSILQTRDGMEALKMARDHHPDLILMDIQLPEVSGLEVTKWIKEDDSLKDIPVVAVTAFAMKGDEEKIREGGCEAYIAKPISVANFLETVQRFLS
- a CDS encoding DNA polymerase IV; its protein translation is MTPVESVCRHCLTRATGYAGGVCGQCGRRALVAHPELGDLALAHLDCDAFYASVEKRDRPELADSPLIVGGGRRGAVMACCYITRMTGVRSAMPMRRALALCPDATVIRPDMAKYREAGRHIRQLMESVTPLVEPVSIDEAYLDLSGTEALHGGPPAQTLARLVQRIEREVGVTASIGLSYAKVLAKIASGADKPRGFVAVGRGDVEDFLAPKPVSIIPGVGSSLEQALLRDGICTVGDLARHGESQLVARYGAMGRRLAQVARGLDDRPVAPGGPPKSVSAETTFDSDVAATDALLAALWPLAERVSARLKEQDRAAGSVRIKLKTRSFRVLSRSQRLDDPTKLAERLYAVAAPLVEQAAGYGPFRLVGIAAAELTDGVHADPPNLLAPERQRTAAVESAMDAVRAKLGPGAITKGRGLG
- a CDS encoding response regulator transcription factor translates to MRPARPVTPGADDSRPVDLAIADKSRLVVAGIERLVEQDSRFKVRATCHDGATFLRHVGDTRFDVGIIGWNLPGYEGRDLLQAVRDRPGAPRLVVYTGAMEPSVPRHVMALGGAAFCSKRENPERLLEIVGQVAAGWTVFPRMDSPGLDSDPLERLTAREVQLLDGLSEGVSNDQLARRLSVSPNTVKFHLKNIYDKLDVRSRAGAVALYLGRAGKR